One Drosophila subobscura isolate 14011-0131.10 chromosome U, UCBerk_Dsub_1.0, whole genome shotgun sequence DNA window includes the following coding sequences:
- the LOC117900513 gene encoding tubulin glycylase 3A yields the protein MQTRPSSEPQRVKEQLLRELPPQKCSSATLAKKVLTPPAAPPPTPATIAPLNVVPIIELTPPSHSGDTPKKPPPPPPPRLPEKAVSPTPDSSNKENLPVKAVFKPLGAPNNYGARRTWITTERMNELRRKAQEAAKQNKIFTIRGCFNSVRNALLTRGWVEKLDVHRKVVPAGQMTYEDLTQRLPKRKAGETRRQYILKCEKNIMSRFLEHMPVDFLWTNRKEKCDYIDQAKNPGMTINKFHRAPFTSKEGLCSQLRDFHWFFEEGTAEMYFPRCYNVWSPEELGEFIDNFKLTACVAFLRAMLCRYHKQGPDAVFSPIGKIPYSSIDFAYKRLVEYLDSCQHNDIDFEDPPKIWEHDWDAFLYQHQQLVNEDGRIQHDGQRLEHMAKSCLSLVDKMKIHWPQYSLDGYQNLWIVKPANKCRGRGILLMDNLKKILGVVNPSIASKSRYVVQKYIERPLILFQTKFDIRQWFLITNTQPLVVWFYRESYLRFSSQEYSLSNHHESVHLTNYAIQKKYTNGKRDKRLPSENMWDCYSFQAYLRQIGKYNMWLERIFPGMRKAIVGCMLASQENMDRRPNTFELFGADFMICENFYPWLIEINSSPDLGATTSVTARMCPQCLEDVVKVVIDRRTDPKADMGNFDLAYRQVVPPTPAYMGLNLYVKGKQLLHKVNHGHNHHNYYYQQQRKERSLATSSVYRQRSAILHPATSISRIHRAMPTFNATEYMEKYMVEPLSSSRSSLSSSHQATTSALRSPSALTAGPSQSAASAGCPYLLKQAGRSITQLLSASHKRNTMGTIPGEATTSTALPPKRQRSCGPRLSSTNPVENTEKKFKILIKNYTSNGGDNLMEKPEPQETPAPATAPVISERKWRSLRNITATTSSSSAAYCRAKVQAAAVATATATPLPSRRFLRTKSEIESTASIHAIGRTFGRKSNGPRLPISISVQALHRGEPIVAALKQATSELQLSQAQVLSPRTALANKLNNSTLAVPAPPLPVG from the exons ATGCAGACGCGTCCGAGCAGTGAACCGCAGCGCGTTAAGGAGCAGCTCCTCAGGGAGTTGCCCCCACAGAAATGTTCCAGCGCCACGCTGGCCAAGAAGGTGTTGACCCCACCGGCAGCACCGCCACCCACGCCGGCCACAATTGCCCCGCTCAATGTGGTGCCAATCATCGAGCTGACGCCTCCGTCTCACTCCGGCGACACTCCGAAaaagcctccgcctccaccgccgcccagACTGCCCGAGAAGGCAGTAAGTCCCACTCCGGATAGCAGCAACAAGGAAAACCTTCCCGTCAAAGCCGTGTTCAAGCCTTTGGGAGCACCCAACAACTATGGGGCACGACGCACTTGGATCACCACAGAGCGGATGAATGAGCTGCGGCGGAAGGCCCAGGAGGCGGCCAAACAGAACAAAATATTCACCATTCGAGGGTGCTTCAATTCGGTGCGGAATGCCCTGCTCACGCGGGGATGGGTGGAGAAGCTGGATGTGCATCGGAAGGTGGTGCCAGCCGGACAGATGACCTACGAGGATCTTACCCAGCGACTGCCCAAACGGAAGGCAGGAGAGACGCGACGACAGTACATCCTGAAGTGTGAAAAGAACATCATGTCCCGATTTCTGGAGCACATGCCCGTGGACTTCCTGTGGACGAACCGGAAGGAGAAGTGCGACTACATAGACCAGGCCAAGAATCCCggcatgacgatcaacaaattcCATCGAGCTCCCTTCACCTCCAAGGAGGGTTTGTGCAGCCAGCTGCGGGACTTTCACTGGTTCTTCGAAGAGGGCACTGCCGAAATGTACTTCCCCCGCTGCTACAACGTCTGGAGTCCCGAGGAGCTGGGCGAATTCATCGACAACTTCAAGCTGACGGCCTGCGTGGCCTTCCTGAGGGCCATGCTCTGTCGCTACCACAAGCAGGGCCCCGACGCGGTCTTCTCTCCCATCGGCAAGATACCGTACTCCTCGATAGACTTTGCCTACAAGCGGCTGGTGGAGTACCTCGACAGCTGCCAGCACAACGACATCGACTTCGAGGACCCGCCCAAAATATGGGAGCACGACTGGGACGCCTTCCTctaccagcaccagcagctggtcAACGAGGACGGACGCATCCAGCACGATGGCCAGCGGCTCGAGCACATGGCCAAGAGCTGCCTGTCGCTGGTGGACAAAATGAAGATCCACTGGCCGCAGTACAGCCTCGATGGCTATCAGAATTTGTGGATTGTCAAGCCAGCCAACAAGTGTCGTGGTCGCGGCATTCTCCTGATGGATAATCTAAAGAAAATATTGGGTGTTGTGAATCCATCAATAGCCTCCAAGAGTCGCTATGTggtgcaaaaatatatag AACGGCCGTTAATCCTCTTTCAAACTAAATTCGATATACGTCAATGGTTTCTcataacaaacacacaa CCATTGGTGGTTTGGTTCTATAGGGAGAGCTACTTGCGATTCAGTTCCCAGGAGTATTCCCTTAGCAATCACCACGAGTCGGTGCACCTCACCAACTATGCCATTCAGAAAAAGTACACGAATGGGAAGCGGGACAAGCGACTGCCCAGCGAGAACATGTGGGACTGCTACTCCTTTCAGGCGTATCTGCGGCAGATTGGGAAGTACAACATGTGGCTGGAACGAATATTTCCTGGCATGAGAAAGGCCATTGTGGGCTGCATGCTGGCCTCGCAGGAGAACATGGACAGGCGGCCAAACACCTTCGAATTGTTTGGCGCTGATTTCATGATTTGCGAGAACTTTTATCCCTGGCTCATTGAGATCAACTCCAGTCCGGATCTGGGGGCCACAACAAGTGTGACGGCTCGCATGTGTCCCCAGTGCCTGGAGGATGTGGTCAAGG TTGTCATTGATCGTCGCACGGATCCCAAGGCGGACATGGGTAACTTTGATCTTGCCTATCGGCAGGTCGTGCCTCCAACACCCGCCTACATGGGTCTCAATCTGTATGTCAAgggcaagcagctgctgcacaaggTGAACCATGGacacaaccaccacaactaCTACTACCAGCAGCAACGCAAGGAGCGCTCCctggccaccagcagcgtCTACCGCCAGCGCTCGGCTATCCTGCATCCCGCCACGAGCATATCGCGCATCCACCGCGCCATGCCCACCTTCAATGCCACCGAGTACATGGAGAAGTATATGGTGGAGCCCCTGAGCAGCAGTCGTAGCAGcctgagcagcagccaccaggcCACGACATCCGCCCTCAGATCCCCATCAGCTCTGACTGCAGGGCCTTCACAATCAGCAGCCTCCGCCGGCTGTCCGTATCTGCTAAAGCAGGCGGGTCGCTCCATCACCCAGCTCCTGAGTGCTTCACACAAACGAAACACCATGGGAACGATTCCCGGAGAGGCCACCACCAGTACGGCTCTGCCCCCCAAGCGGCAACGCAGCTGCGGGCCGCGTCTCAGCTCCACGAATCCCGTGGAGAACACCGAAAAGAAGTTCAAGATCCTCATCAAGAACTACACCTCCAATGGCGGCGATAATCTGATGGAGAAACCAGAGCCACAGGAGACGCCCGCTCCGGCCACAGCTCCGGTGATCAGTGAACGCAAGTGGCGGAGTCTCCGCAACAtcaccgccaccaccagctCCTCATCCGCCGCCTATTGCCGGGCCAAAGTTCAGGCCGCAGCCGTAGCCACTGCCACGGCAACGCCGTTACCTTCGCGTCGCTTTCTGCGCACAAAGTCAGAGATTGAGAGCACTGCCAGCATCCATGCCATTGGCAGAACCTTTGGCAGAAAATCGAACGGCCCCAGACTGCCGATCAGCATCTCGGTACAGGCACTGCATCGAGGAGAGCCCATTGTGGCAGCCCTAAAGCAGGCAACCAGCGAACTGCAGTTGTCGCAGGCCCAGGTTCTGAGTCCGCGCACAGCcctggccaacaaattgaataactcTACACTCGCTGTCCCTGCTCCCCCACTGCCCGTCGGATAA
- the LOC117901602 gene encoding uncharacterized protein LOC117901602, with protein MKEMGIQFDGHPSNKQQKQHEMEGSLITEEEPHLTPLLQAHYETEAEVLGLLVDLETKYREYYKLYLCELEAQKILIERVWLLTQRYLILISCVIGCRYPEVYTLSTEEALVNEYEEKLEVLRASNNKMKQSVMELDTYCKKFYAAYNRLNKTLETPLIMGDQHHRSIQHHKVMAVDIFNYFHATVLKLKCYMHQLDPLNLESVEEYRELLKTEAQPEEFEEHLMERFVYCKCFHKEPTCPIEKLKCTHHNIENLKYVSRI; from the exons atgaaagaaatgggAATTCAATTTGATGGGCACCCCTCGAACA agcaacagaagcaacacgAAATGGAGGGATCCTTAATCACCGAGGAGGAGCCCCATTTGACGCCGCTACTGCAGGCTCACTAcgagacagaggcagaagtGCTGGGACTGCTGGTTGATCTGGAGACCAAGTATCGCGAATACTACAAACTGTATCTGTGCGAACTGGAGGCCCAGAAGATCCTCATCGAGAGAGTGTGGCTTCTGACGCAGAGATACCTTATCCTGATTAGTTGTGTCATTGGCTGTCGCTATCCCGAGGTCTACACTCTCTCCACGGAGGAGGCGCTTGTCAATGAGTACGAGGAAAAGCTAGAAGTCCTACGTGCTTCCAA caacaaaatgaagcaGTCGGTGATGGAGCTGGACACGTACTGCAAGAAGTTTTATGCGGCCTACAATCGGCTGAACAAGACCCTGGAGACGCCACTTATCATGGGCGATCAGCATCATCGTTCCATACAGCATCACAAAGTAATGGCCGTTGATATATTCAACTATTTCCATGCCACAGTGCTCAAACTCAAGTGCTACATGCACCAACTGGATCCCTTGAATCTGGAGAGCGTCGAGGAGTATCGGGAGCTGCTAAAGACCGAGGCCCAACCGGAAGAGTTCGAGGAGCATTTAATGGAGCGCTTCGTCTACTGCAAGTGTTTCCACAAGGAGCCGACTTGCCCCATCGAGAAACTGAAGTGCACCCATCACAATATTGAAAATTTGAAGTATGTTAGCCGCATCTAA
- the LOC117901745 gene encoding tubulin glycylase 3B — protein sequence MATKDQTVPQRNSMSSSQPMPSGSTTNQRHRYYNPVSKIQSLIHNLDTELVHLCKQCSVPKPPSSSNINAGIHNSSYGTATLAAAGFGSGAITPHRGHYDQDTVDKLLARARSISTPRSASGANTPMPLAPDAQKRQLRNVYRTRVIDAYRNRKIFTVYGNYHTVRRALVRRGWLEKLPASRHAKLQTMSEDSLLEHARRGNDYETVVISKMINHFPSFFIWQSKGQRDLFSEVRPFRNRVRRSQFLDFSTKVGLVGCAEQERWYREDGVCGMSYPRFYRLGGNNVEERMAFIEDYQQTQARSLLRHIKEHKPEELIDLDKGTIMSTNLDYALAKVKQMIRQAEHYSLDDARVKPPTPTEIVEIQTFMTQSADILKSHAKFRVSEKVMTEYARLATQNLDQIESLRPDYRWDGSRNLWILKPGYQSRGIGIVIRSCLDDILQWTSNNQNRKYIVQKYIERPYLVYRTKFDIRQYMLLTIGDSKVTVWTYRDCYLRFSSQEFTMDDLRESIHLTNNSVQKRYKNKQNRDPRLPKHNMWSLDQFKAHLRHVGAPDDTWSNIYRGFQQNLVAVVMASLDETELVQNAFELYGCDFMLDEHYNPILIEINSTPDLSPSTEVTARICPIAIKDCIRVVVDLANNPLAPTGKFERAFEVNYNINNGADVHHPLELNGKQMTIFENLPSKLKNSNRTRMFHKILNNVKVSASRKLEKIKEAPAKVVKATASSKKKKSSKSAAGSKVSFASPSEQVSATQQLLPKTILTSKTRENLALQYTAPK from the exons ATGGCCACCAAAGACCAGACTGTCCCACAACGCAAcagcatgagcagcagccagccgatGCCGAGTGGGTCAACCACGAATCAACGTCACCGCTACTATAATCCCGTCTCGAAGATCCAGTCGCTCATCCACAACCTGGACACTGAGCTGGTGCATCTATGCAAGCAGTGTTCGGTGCCAAAGCCGCCGAGCAGCAGTAACATTAACGCCGGCATCCACAACAGCAGCTATGGCACAGCCACCTTGGCAGCTGCAGGATTCGGTTCGGGTGCCATCACGCCACACAGGGGACACTATGACCAGGACACCGTCGATAAACTACTGGCACGAGCACGGTCCATATCCACCCCAAGATCGGCCTCTGGCGCCAACACGCCAATGCCGCTGGCACCCGATGCACAGAAGCGTCAGCTTAGGAACGTGTACCGCACGCGGGTCATTGATGCGTATCGCAACCGAAAGATATTCACGGTTTATGGGAACTATCATACAGTGCGGCGGGCCCTGGTCAGGCGGGGATGGTTGGAGAAGCTGCCGGCGTCGCGGCACGCCAAACTTCAGACCATGTCTGAGGATTCGCTGCTGGAGCATGCGCGACGAGGCAATGATTATGAGACGGTGGTCATATCGAAGATGATCAATCATTTCCCCTCATTCTTCATTTGGCAGAGCAAGGGCCAGCGGGATCTGTTCTCCGAGGTGCGGCCATTCCGCAACCGGGTGAGGCGCAGCCAGTTCCTGGACTTTTCCACGAAGGTGGGTCTGGTCGGGTGTGCCGAGCAGGAGCGCTGGTATCGCGAGGACGGTGTCTGCGGCATGAGCTATCCGCGCTTTTACCGCCTGGGTGGCAACAACGTGGAGGAGCGCATGGCCTTCATCGAGGACTACCAGCAGACCCAGGCACGCTCCCTGCTGCGCCACATCAAAGAGCACAAGCCCGAAGAGCTGATAGACTTGGACAAGGGCACCATTATGAGCACCAACCTTGACTATGCCCTGGCCAAGGTGAAGCAAATGATCAGACAGGCGGAGCACTACTCCCTCGATGATGCGCGGGTCAAGCCGCCCACCCCAACCGAAATCGTGGAGATTCAAACGTTTATGACGCAGTCCGCGGATATCCTTAAGTCGCATGCCAAGTTCCGGGTAAGCGAGAAGGTCATGACGGAGTACGCCCGTCTGGCCACGCAAAATCTCGACCAGATCGAGTCCCTGCGCCCCGACTATCGCTGGGACGGCAGCCGCAATCTGTGGATCCTCAAGCCGGGCTATCAGTCGcgtggcattggcattgtcaTACGCAGCTGCCTGGATGACATTCTCCAATGGACATCGAACAATCAGAACAGAAAGTACATTGTGCAGAAGTACATAG AACGTCCATATTTGGTTTATCGCACAAAGTTTGACATACGGCAGTACATGCTGCTGACAATTGGGGATTCGAAGGTGACCGTGTGGACATATCGCGATTGCTATCTGCGCTTCAGTTCGCAGGAGTTTACGATGGACGATCTGCGGGAATCGATCCATCTGACCAACAATTCCGTGCAGAAGCGCTACAAGAACAAGCAGAATCGCGATCCTCGTCTGCCAAAGCACAATATGTGGTCATTGGATCAGTTCAAGGCTCATCTGCGGCATGTGGGCGCTCCGGACGATACGTGGTCGAATATTTACAGGGGCTTCCAGCAGAATCTGGTGGCCGTGGTGATGGCAAGCCTGGATGAGACCGAGCTGGTGCAGAACGCCTTCGAGCTGTATGGCTGCGACTTTATGCTGGACGAGCACTACAATCCCATCTTGATTGAGATCAACTCCACGCCGGATCTGTCGCCCTCGACGGAGGTTACAGCCCGGATATGCCCCATTGCTATAAAGGATTGCATACGTGTGGTGGTGGATCTGGCCAACAACCCCTTGGCACCCACGGGAAAGTTCGAGCGAGCCTTTGAAGTAAACTACAACATCAACAATGGGGCCGATGTCCACCATCCCCTGGAGCTCAACGGCAAGCAGATGACAATCTTCGAGAATCTCCCCTCCAAGCTGAAGAACAGCAACCGGACACGCATGTTCCACAAGATACTCAACAATGTAAAGGTCTCGGCAAGTCGCAAGCTGGAAAAGATTAAGGAGGCCCCGGCCAAAGTGGTCAAGGCCACAGCTTCATCCAAGAAGAAG AAATCATCAAAGAGCGCTGCTGGGTCAAAGGTGAGTTTCGCTTCACCCTCGGAGCAGGTCTCTGCAACGCAACAATTGTTACCCAAGACGATCTTGACCTCGAAAACTCGCGAGAATCTGGCACTACAGTATACGGCACCAAAGTGA